The following is a genomic window from Ethanoligenens harbinense YUAN-3.
TGGAAACATCCTCCCCTGTTCCGGCTTAACGCAGGGAACCCACCTGCGTGACCAGCTTATCCAGCGTATCCGTGCCCGTGTTGTAAGCCTGCTGGCAGGACTGAAACGCACGGCTGGCCTCCATCAGTCCGGTCATGTCGGTCACGGTGTTCACGTTCGATTTTTCCACATAACCCTGCAGCAAAACTGAGCCTGTGGCCCCCTGCGCACCGGTCAGATCGAAAAAGCCGTCGGTGCGCTTGGCGGCCGTGCCGGTGTAAAGCGGGACGGTGCCGGTCTGCCCGGCGTCGTTGGTATAGGCGCCGTTGGCCGCGAGCCGGAACCCCGCCGCCGAAATCGGCGCGCCGGTGCTGTCCAGCAGGCGCTGGCCGGACGGCAGCGCCAGATAACCCGATGCATCCGGCGCGAAATCGCCTTCACGGGTATAAAGCGTCTGCCCGCCCGGCGCGGCAACGGCAAAGAATCCGCCGCCGTTGACGGCGATGTTGTATGAGCTGCCCGTCTGTTGCAGCTCACCCTGCGAGAGGTCGGTCTCCACGCCGCTCACATGCACGCCGGCGTTGAGCGTGCCGACCGGTACGGCGTCCGTGGTGCGCAGCGCCAGCTCCTCATCGAAACTGCGCAGCGTGGCCGTATCGCTTTTGAAGCCCTGCGAATCGGCGTTATCCAGATTATTGCCCATCACGTTGATACGATCGGACTGTGCGATCATGCCGGAAGCGGCCGAAAAAATCCCTCGGATCATCGTTTCACCCCATTTTGCGGTTGCGGTTTTATGTACGGATATAGGCGCCCATGGCCGCTTTCATCCGGCCTACGGCGCGCGAATGAATCTGTGACACGCGCGACTCCGTCACGCCGATCACCTCGCTGATCTCCCGGAGCGTAAGGTCTTCATAATAATACAGTGTGATAAC
Proteins encoded in this region:
- a CDS encoding flagellar hook-basal body protein, which codes for MIRGIFSAASGMIAQSDRINVMGNNLDNADSQGFKSDTATLRSFDEELALRTTDAVPVGTLNAGVHVSGVETDLSQGELQQTGSSYNIAVNGGGFFAVAAPGGQTLYTREGDFAPDASGYLALPSGQRLLDSTGAPISAAGFRLAANGAYTNDAGQTGTVPLYTGTAAKRTDGFFDLTGAQGATGSVLLQGYVEKSNVNTVTDMTGLMEASRAFQSCQQAYNTGTDTLDKLVTQVGSLR